The Henckelia pumila isolate YLH828 unplaced genomic scaffold, ASM3356847v2 CTG_461:::fragment_3, whole genome shotgun sequence genome window below encodes:
- the LOC140871451 gene encoding uncharacterized protein encodes MFRLISTNVSAKEAWEDLQEHCEGSESVKCSKMRLLTNNFESMRMEESGSISSYDQHICYLSNEAFCLGGPISTERLVSKVLRSVPERFNGKFCALEESRHTTKLGLVELISSLQVCEMNLESQKKVKWKIISFQLSNESYKDLLQITQEVNESDLCKESISLITKKFGNYLKNIRDTKEGAGSTSKDSVESVIRLRRGMSASLSDEEVDEDRESNDEENHTSLTVILKRKQSLQVNTHGASEHDDQNEEELTLENVQNMYEELYAHWLTRNKLNLALTKENTELKNSLAKLETIMTKKYIELCIMNDELARANQTLAKYNSSTRKLKVLLTVGKDDKTGPRYMNSAFEVGEYSSSAPKPTVFVKESGSHSSSKDVSTAKVPPKQVWYFDSCISCHMPGSKDFLTKYVDQNSVHVTYGGGAKGKIVGKGTLNDEDFESMACPKHVVDVASTSSAQEDSSKHDESSHSAPSTSLIDTPQTERLC; translated from the exons ATGTTCAGACTTATCTCAACCAATGTGTCTGCCAAGGAAGCTTGGGAAGATCTACAAGAACATTGTGAAGGTTCTGAGAGTGTCAAATGCTCTAAGATGAGGTTACTGACCAATAATTTTGAGAGTATGCGAATGGAAGAATCTGGATCCATCTCATCTTATGACCAGCATATTTGTTATCTTTCTAATGAAGCCTTCTGTTTGGGGGGTCCAATATCAACTGAAAGGCTTGTCAGCAAAGTTCTCCGATCAGTGCCTGAGCGATTTAATGGGAAATTTTGTGCCTTGGAGGAATCCAGACACACCACTAAACTTGGATTAGTTGAACTTATAAGTTCTCTACAAGTGTGCGAGATGAACTTAGAGTCACAGAAGAAAGTTAAATGGAAAATCATTTCTTTCCAACTGTCGAATGAATCTTATAAGGATCTACTGCAAATTACACAAGAAGTCAATGAATCAGATCTTTGTAAAGAGTCTATATCTCTGATCACGAAGAAGTTTGGTAATTACTTGAAAAATATCAGAGATACGAAAGAAG gtgcaGGTAGTACATCCAAAGACTCGGTGGAGTCAGTGATCAG ATTGAGGAGAGGAATGTCTGCTTCTCTAAGTGATGAGGAAGTTGATGAAGATCGTGAATCTAATGATGAGGAGAATCATACATCACTCACTGTCATcttgaaaagaaagcagtctttgCAAGTCAATACTCATGGT GCCAGTGAACATGATGATCAGAATGAAGAAGAGCTGACACTGGAAAATGTTCAAAACATGTACGAGGAACTTTATGCTCATTGGTTAACAAGGAACAAATTAAATCTTGCACTTACAAAGGAGAATACTGAGTTGAAGAACTCTCTGGCCAAGCTTGAAACTATAATGACCAAGAAATACATTGAGTTATGCATAATGAATGATGAATTGGCTCGAGCAAATCAAACTTTGGCCAAGTACAACTCAAGTACACGCAAGCTCAAGGTTTTACTGACTGTTGGCAAGGATGATAAAACTGGTCCGAGATACATGAACAGTGCTTTTGAAGTAGGTGAATATTCAAGCAGTGCACCTAAGCCTACGGTGTTTGTGAAAGAGAGTGGGAGTCACTCATCCTCTAAAGATGTTTCTACTGCCAAAGTTCCACCGAAACAG GTGTGGTACTTTGACAGTTGTATTTCATGTCACATGCCTGGATCAAAGGACTTTCTCACCAAATATGTGGATCAAAATAGTGTACATGTAACCTATGGTGGAGGTGCAAAAGGGAAGATAGTTGGCAAAGGAACATTGAAT GATGAGGACTTTGAATCAATGGCTTGCCCTAAGCATGTAGTTGATGTTGCCTCCACTTCTTCAGCACAGGAAGATTCATCGAAGCATGATGAATCTTCGCACTCTGCTCCGTCCACATCTCTTATTGATACCCCTCAAACTGAAAGACTATGCTGA